The window GTTTTAAGCTAAATCAAATGAGTAAATCAGTTTACCTCATTAGTAAACTGATTTACTTTTTGATAAAAAGTCTAGCTTGTGTATCTATTTTTTTACTATATGTTTAATTTCTTATTATCTTGTCACACCAGCTGTTAAAGTCCATGTTAATGTATTTGTAAAAGCACCTGCTTTAGCAGTTAACTGAGGAATTGTAATTGATACATCTTCTGAATTCCAACGATTAACCGATACATCTTTACCTACGCCAGCTGTATCTGGAGCTTGGAATATTTTTTGAGCAGATCCAGTTACAGTAACCTCGTGTGTAGTCAAATCTGGATCAACAGCTGTTGGAGTTGCACTCAATGAGTTACGAGCTTCTCCTGCTGGAATTGTAATTCTTGCTCCAGTTAACGTATTTCCTCCATCTGTTAATTCACTATCTTGTTGAATTGAAACTGTCCAACCATTAACATCTGCACGGTTATCTGAAACTTGAATATATTGATAATCATTCACAGTTTTTTCTGCTTGGTATGTTCTTTCTGCACTTGCAACTGCTTGTGTACCAAATTTAAATGTTTTTGGCACAACATCTAATGTTAAGTTTCCTGTGTTACCTGTAGCTGTATGATCTACATCAATTCCTCCAGGAGCTGGTTTACTTGGATCTGACGGATCTACTGGTTGCGTAGTACCACCAGTATCTGTAAATGTTAGACTTCCTTCAGTTGTACCTGTTGCACTTGCAATTGTTGGAACAAAACCTCCTGCTCCAATTAATGTTACGACTGCTCCATAAATTACTTTATTCTTGATTGTTTTCATTTCATCTTCTCCCTACATTTGCTATTTATTGGTATTTCATTGTTGCTACAATTGTTGCTTAAAAACTAGTAAGACGCCACTTAAATTAAATTAGGCTTTCTAACACTATAAAGCTAATTTCCTCCTTTAACTCTCTCATCAGTTTGATAGGGTTCATTTTAATTATTAACTAACTCTTATGATTCTATTAATTTTTACATTCAACAAAAATTAAAGAAACTAAAAAATTAATTTAGGCTATTTCTTTGTACTAATTCTCACAATAAGTATTTAAAATGGACGTCTATCAATCATTTCTGATTGTATTTTTATAAATCCAACAACAAAAAGTGCTTGTAACGATAAGATACATCTTTTGCTATTGAATTCAAATATAAAATAAAGCATACTACATGTCAACAATATAAAATAACATCATTTCAAAGAACTTTCGTTTTATTATACATGTAATTACATATATAAAAATTTAATAATTAATAAGCATCATAATAAAAATGAAAGCAGAACTTAAATTTCCTTGATTTTCCAATGCACTTACAACCACTAGTAGATAAAGCTTTCAAAAATATAGAGATTTTTTTACATTAATAAAAAGATGCAGAAAATTTTATTTAAAAATTGATACATTTTATACACATTTAAAAAAAAATATATTTATATATAAAATAATCAGAAAATTCAACGTTATAAAAAGAACAAAAAACGTAAATTTCTTCACAAATTAAAATAACAACAAATATATATAACGCAAAAATCTAGTGTAACACAGTAATGTGTTACACTAGATTTTTCTACTTTTTATTCAAATTTTGTTATGATTTGATTCGTTCTTGCAGCTTCAAAAACAGCTTCTATCAAACGTAAATTTCGTAGAACCTCAGTATTTTTAACAATTGGTTCAGCTTTTTCTTCAATTACTGAAGCAAAATTATCATAAAAGCTCTGAGAATTTTGCTGTGGCTGTGGTAAATCCAATGTATTTGTCGCTTCTTCCGAAGGTGGCGCCATTGTTTTCGTTAAACCTACACCTGCTTGAATTGGTTTTGGTTCTACTTTTTCAGCATCCCAATTGCGTTTGACCATCTTTCCTTTCATTGACCAATCTTCAATCAGGGCTGTCCCTTCTGTTCCTTTAACATACCAACGTGGTAAAGAAATATAATTAGTCGTTCCAACTTCAACAATGGCCGTTACTCCATTCTCAAACGTCAGTGTACTAATAAACCCATCATCTACTTCATCACCTAAAATAAAACTTAACTCCGCACGAACACTAATAATCTTGCTATCAACCATGTAAAGCATTTGATCAAGCAAATGTACGCCCCAATCTAAGAGCATTCCACCACCATGAGCTGCTTCATGTCGCCAATCTCCCGGAATCCCATTAGCACCATGGACACGAGATTCAATCTGGAAGATATCTCCAATTGATTGTTGATCGTACATTTCTTTAACAATCAAAAAGTCTTCATCCCAACGACGATTTTGATGCGTCATAAAGACTTTGTTCACTTTTTTAGCAACTGCATCAATCTCAATAAATTCCTGACTAGATAAAGTTACAGGCTTTTCACAGATAACATGTTTGCCCGCTTCCAATGCTGCAATCGCAATTTCACTATGAACATCATTAGGTGTTGCAATCAGTACGACATCTACCTTTTTATCGGCTAATACTTCTGCTAAATTCGGATATGCTTGATAACCTAATTCTATTCCATAGTCTAAACGTTCTTGTTTAACATCATAAACGCCTGTCACTTCAAGAACATCATTCTTTTTAATTAAGGTGCTATGGTAATGCCCCATGCCACCAAATCCAACAATCACTACTGAATATTTTTTTTGACTCATGTTTTTCATCCCTTCTATTAGACAATAGATTTCACTTTGCTTCTATATTATTATGCCCACCACATATCTAGAGGTGCGTCTTTAATTAAGATTGATTGCAAATTAGTTACAGCGCGATTGAAGCCCTCATCAATTGACATTAAA is drawn from Carnobacterium gallinarum DSM 4847 and contains these coding sequences:
- a CDS encoding WxL domain-containing protein yields the protein MKTIKNKVIYGAVVTLIGAGGFVPTIASATGTTEGSLTFTDTGGTTQPVDPSDPSKPAPGGIDVDHTATGNTGNLTLDVVPKTFKFGTQAVASAERTYQAEKTVNDYQYIQVSDNRADVNGWTVSIQQDSELTDGGNTLTGARITIPAGEARNSLSATPTAVDPDLTTHEVTVTGSAQKIFQAPDTAGVGKDVSVNRWNSEDVSITIPQLTAKAGAFTNTLTWTLTAGVTR
- a CDS encoding Gfo/Idh/MocA family protein, with product MSQKKYSVVIVGFGGMGHYHSTLIKKNDVLEVTGVYDVKQERLDYGIELGYQAYPNLAEVLADKKVDVVLIATPNDVHSEIAIAALEAGKHVICEKPVTLSSQEFIEIDAVAKKVNKVFMTHQNRRWDEDFLIVKEMYDQQSIGDIFQIESRVHGANGIPGDWRHEAAHGGGMLLDWGVHLLDQMLYMVDSKIISVRAELSFILGDEVDDGFISTLTFENGVTAIVEVGTTNYISLPRWYVKGTEGTALIEDWSMKGKMVKRNWDAEKVEPKPIQAGVGLTKTMAPPSEEATNTLDLPQPQQNSQSFYDNFASVIEEKAEPIVKNTEVLRNLRLIEAVFEAARTNQIITKFE